DNA sequence from the Desulfovibrio subterraneus genome:
ATCTCCATCTGGTTCCGCATATCCAGTGCGCTGGTGGGCTCGTCGAGCAGCAGAAGGCGCGGCTCCTGTACCAGCGCACGGGCAATGGCCACCTTTTGCAGCTCGCCACCGCTCAACTGGTCTATGAAGCGCAGTTCCATGTGCTTCAGGCCCAGTTGTCTGAGCACCGCATCCGTCATGCACAGGTCTCGCTCACCTGTTCCCCATCGTATGTGCGGTTTGCGGCCCATGAGCACGGCGTCGAACACGGTGAGCCGTGAAACCTCGTTGCGCTGGGCCACGTAGCCCACTTTTTGCGCTATCTTGAGCGGGGTGCAGGCGAGCACGTTGAGATCTTCCACCTGCACGCTGCCCGCTGCGGGCCGATGAATGGCGTTGATGCATTTGAGCAGGGTAGTCTTGCCCACGCCGTTGGGGCCGAGAATGGCCAACAGTTCGCCGCGTTTTACCTCGAATCGGACATCATCCAGCACCGGATGGCTGTTGTACTGGAACAGCAGTCCATGCACGTTGAGAATCATCGTCTTGTCCCCCGTATGATGAGGTAGATGAGAACCGGTGCGCCCATGAAGGCCGTAAGCACGGAAACAGGGAGCACCTGCGGCGCAAAGAGGAGCCGTGCCGCCGTGTCGGACACCAGAAGCAGCAAGCCACCGGCAAGTGCCGATGCGGGCAGCAGGAAACGGTGGTCTGCTCCTATGGCGCGACGCACCAGATGGGGCACTACAAGGCCCACAAAGCCGATTATGCCCAGAAACGCGATGATGACGGAGGTGAGCAGCGATGCCATGAACATGCCGAGCATGCGCACGGCATCCACCCGCACTCCAAGGCCGCGTGCTGTTTCGTCACCTGCATCGATGGCGTTGTAGTTCCAGCTGTTCGCAAGAAAGAACAGGGTGCAGCCGCCCGTTGCCATTGCGATGATGCCAAGCTCTTTCCATGACGCCCGGGCCACATCGCCGAAGGTCCAGAACACCATGGCCGCAAGCTGCACATCGTCCGCAAAGTATTGCAGGAACATGGTGGCCGCCGTGAACAGGGCGCCGAGAGTAACGCCGGAGAGCACCATCACTTCGGGCGTGGCACCCCGCGTGCGGGATATGAGAATGATAACGCCCGCCGCCAACAGGCTGCAGCCAAGAGCACAGCCGGTGGTGATGGCCGGATGCGTTATGGAAACCGCACCCACGGCGGATGATGTCATTGTGCCTGCAGAGAGAATCATGACGCTGAAGGCGGCACCGAAGGCCGCCGCGTGGGATATGCCGAGGGTGAACGGCGAGCCGAGCGGGTTGCGCAGAATGGATTGCATGGCCGCGCCG
Encoded proteins:
- a CDS encoding ABC transporter ATP-binding protein; the encoded protein is MILNVHGLLFQYNSHPVLDDVRFEVKRGELLAILGPNGVGKTTLLKCINAIHRPAAGSVQVEDLNVLACTPLKIAQKVGYVAQRNEVSRLTVFDAVLMGRKPHIRWGTGERDLCMTDAVLRQLGLKHMELRFIDQLSGGELQKVAIARALVQEPRLLLLDEPTSALDMRNQMEIMTLLKHIVDSHGLAAVMTMHDLNTALRFAHKYLFLKDGKVFAAGNTTELCGSLVEEVYGLPVEIHQLNGYPFVVPMHMEEPAHARHL
- a CDS encoding FecCD family ABC transporter permease, with product MHLEDGQAPASYRRYLCMKLLFMLATCCALALGIVFSIASGAASIPVAEVIRSLAGLEVSRQVQAIVWNIRLPQILTAIVAGAGLSVSGAAMQSILRNPLGSPFTLGISHAAAFGAAFSVMILSAGTMTSSAVGAVSITHPAITTGCALGCSLLAAGVIILISRTRGATPEVMVLSGVTLGALFTAATMFLQYFADDVQLAAMVFWTFGDVARASWKELGIIAMATGGCTLFFLANSWNYNAIDAGDETARGLGVRVDAVRMLGMFMASLLTSVIIAFLGIIGFVGLVVPHLVRRAIGADHRFLLPASALAGGLLLLVSDTAARLLFAPQVLPVSVLTAFMGAPVLIYLIIRGTRR